Proteins encoded together in one Augochlora pura isolate Apur16 unplaced genomic scaffold, APUR_v2.2.1 APUR_unplaced_90, whole genome shotgun sequence window:
- the LOC144478199 gene encoding centromere protein I-like produces the protein MLQSAKDRLEIQETQFRNSKQFNWNTFQHGKRNKSVTMLLPSVQYFQIGSNVFKEKDSKTIFDIINEGDLGKSYFNLELPCTVTSLLANTAGYYLLTYADFHYQSRFAYNLYNTLMRALILESEKFSEKEVNNLLDMTIQSLRYMQQGVLVVSRFLGEYLYFNTEDYQSKILALLQWMTLVSVSDLQEKLLMHLKTMYYESSLKGKCEIIETLRILITNLFVNHGFEECCRGKSAPFLKQAPVDDLEDIMTVLTEFAKDLIVSGLNIHIYNTLLLSEALLFYEQVCNLETRSTTLSFTLAPPAVIYGGFLAPSCAILSRTCKLLLRYHQRSIKLQKSDISITYCK, from the coding sequence atcgGTGACTATGCTATTACCATCTgtacaatatttccaaataggctctaatgtttttaaagaaaaagattcAAAAACCATTTTTGATATAATCAATGAAGGAGATTTGGGAAAATCGTATTTTAACTTAGAATTGCCATGTACTGTAACATCTCTTCTAGCTAATACAGCTGGATATTATCTCCTTACGTATGCAGATTTTCATTATCAAAGTAGATTTGCTTACAAtctttataatactttaatgAGAGCATTAATTCTGGAAAGCgagaaattttctgaaaaagaagttaataatttactCGATATGACTATTCAATCCTTGCGATACATGCAGCAGGGTGTACTTGTTGTTAGCCGTTTCCTTGGTGAAtacctttattttaatacagaaGACTATCAATCGAAGATATTAGCTTTATTACAGTGGATGACATTGGTGTCTGTTAGTGacttacaagaaaaattgttgatgcACTTAAAAACCATGTATTATGAGTCTTCATTAAAGggaaaatgtgaaattattgaaacattaaGGATACTGATCACAAACTTGTTTGTTAATCATGGATTTGAAGAATGTTGTCGAGGAAAGTCGGCCCCATTTCTGAAGCAAGCTCCAGTGGATGATTTAGAAGATATTATGACTGTTCTTACAGAATTTGCTAAAGATCTTATTGTATCtggtttaaatattcatatctaTAATACTTTACTACTTTCAGAAGCTTTGTTATTTTATGAACAGGTTTGTAATTTGGAAACCCGTAGTACAACATTGTCATTCACATTAGCACCACCAGCAGTGATATATGGAGGTTTCCTTGCACCAAGTTGTGCAATTTTATCAAGgacttgtaaattattattaaggtATCATCAAAGgagtataaaattacaaaaaagcGACATCAGCATAACTTATTGTAAATAA